In Xenorhabdus griffiniae, the genomic window GTGATAGAATGTTAAGTGAAATTTATGCAATGATGGTAAGGCAGGTAAGGAACGTATGTGAGTGATTTACAAAGTAAATAAAAATAGCCAGTTTATTCAAGCAAAATAAAAACACGATAGTTAAATTTGCTTTGGCAAAAAGTGCTTACACGAATTGCTTATATATCAATCCAACTTCAAGTTGCAGCTTGCAATCAATGTGATTGTTTATCTCTCCCCGCGTAGCGGGAAGAGATAAAACGCATCTGGAAAGGCGATTGGTATACCTATGATCTGCACAACTGCCGGAAAGCAATTAAAAAATATATAATAACTATTAGGATAGATTACATGTTCAAATCGACTGAGCTGTATGAAAAAATAAAAGAAGTAAATGGTGACGCTATAAAATGGTTAATTACAAGTAGTAACTTTTTTTATAGTCTCTCAACTGAAGAACAACAAGAATTAAAAACCCATGTTATTAGAGATGCCTTTAAATACCATTTTGAAAATAATGCTTACTACCGTGAACAATGTGAAAAGAAAGGGGTAAAACCCAGTGATATTCAAAATTACACAGATTTAGTCAATATCCCAGTTATTCCTGTATCCACGTTCAAATCTGCAAATAGCCATCGTCTTTTGAGTAAACCTCTTTCCAGCATTGAGCATGAAATGCGTTCGACAGGTACGAGTGGGATCCCGAGTGTTGCCCGTCGATGTGATGAAACAATGGATTATACTACCATAGGTCTTTATAACTCATTTCGTGACATGCTTAAACTCTCCAGTGGCGCGGGACTTTGTTTATGTCCTTCCACAGAGGAAATTCCTGAAATGGGAATGATCAAAGCATTTAATTGGTTGGCTGGGTTGCTGGATACAAATCGCTTTATGGTTAAGGAAGAGCGTTTTGTCCCAGAAGAAGCTGTCAGTCAATTAAACGAGTGGCAAGGAAAATTTACCCGCCATCTGATAGGGCCTCCATTCCTTATTCATCGCTTTATCAGTTTCTTAAAAGCGACAAATACTAAGTTGGAACTGGATAGCGGAAGTATGATCATTACACTTGGTGGTTGGAAGCGTTTCACTGGTGCCATGATCTCCCGTACCGAGTTTAATCAGGAGCTGGAAACTTGGTTAGGTATTCCAGCTAATCAGGTTCGTGATATGTACGGACTGGTCGAAGCTAACTTTTTGGCGATAGAGGATGAGTTTAACCAAAAACATATACCGCCTTATATTCATTTCTCTGTTCGTGATCCGGAAAATTTATCCCGAGAAGTGGCTGATGGTGAAACCGGTCAGCTTGTTATTTTTGATCCCATAGCACGCTCAACACCGGGCATGTTGTTGACTGAAGACATGATTTACCTGCGCACTGATCGCGATCCATCAGGGCGTAACTCGCAACGTATGCAATATGTTATGCGGGCGCCTTCTGCAACGGAATTCGGCTGCTGTGCCGTTAATCTGGAAAGTAAAATGTCGGCTGATGAACAAAGGGATGTATGCCCTGTTACTCAGTGAGGTCTAATCATGTTTAATGAAATTATCACTGATAACTTCTGTAATCCTGATTTTCAGGGCAGCCTGACAAATCCTGATATTCAGTTGAAGTTGGGTAACCCTGTGTGTGGGGATACAGTGAATATTGATTTGTCATTGAGTGAAGAAGGGCGCATCAGTGCAGCCCGTTTTCAAGCTTGGGGATGTACGACTTCTTTAGCGATGTCTAACCAGTTTTGTCGCCAAGTTCAGGGAAGAACTCTGACAGAAATCGCCCAATTAAGCACACAAGAGATCGACAGCATGTTGGGTAAACTGCAACCTTCACAGCAGCATTGTCTGGAAATGTTGCACGCTCTTTTTCAGCAGGTAAGGGTGCATATATGACAATGTTGTACTTTGATTTCAATGCGACAACGCCACTGAGTCATAAGACAAAGACGGCAATTCAGGGCGTGTTGGATCAATTTGCCAATCCTTCCGGCAGATATCGTTTAAGCCAAAATCTGGTGACGTTGATTCATCAGGCAAAAGAGTCAATCGCTCAATTAGTGGGAGGTTCGCCAGAAAGGATCATTTTTACTTCTGGGGGGACAGAGAGCAATAATCTGGCTTTGCACAGTGTATTCAGCCAGCTTCCGGTTGGTCAATTGTCACGTTATCACGCCATCTGCTCCGCAATTGAACACTCTTCAATTCTGGAACCTCTGCGTTGGTACCAGACGCAAGGCTTAAAGCTTACTGTCATTGAGCCGAGTAAAACAGGAAGAGTTGATCTGGACACCTTATGTCGTGCTATCACACCTCAAACGTGTTTCATCGCATTGATGGTAATCAACAATGAAACTGGCGTTATTCAACCTTACGATCAGCTTGCTTCCAGGCTGAAAGGAAAAGGTATCCATCTTCATCTCGATGCCATACAAGCGGTAGGAAAATGGCCGATAAGCCGTTTTGATGATATCCCACTAACTATTTCCTTTTCCGGGCATAAGTTTTATGCCCCTAAAGGGGTGGGAGGGCTGTATTACAGCCAGCAAGTGAAAATCAATCCCTTACTCCATGGAGGTGGGCAGGAACACGGCTTACGTAGTGGTACAGAAAATACATTAGGAATAGCCGGATTAGCGGCTGCCGCAAAAGAAGCTTATGAAGAATTGGTTCAACGCATTGATTACTGCCGTGAAATGAGAACGTACCTGCTTACTCAATTAGATAAGTTGGGTGTGAATTATCACGTAAATGGTGAGACAAATCCTGAATATCAGGCTCCATGGACATTAAATGTCAGTTTCCCTGGTATTAGGGCGGAAGCGTTAGCAAGCCGATTGGATTTATGCCACGGTATTTCTGTTTCTCTGGGGTCTGCTTGTAGCAATAACGCTCATTCACCTCAGCGTTCACATGTTTTACTTGCGATGCAATCTCCTCATGACTATATCGATAGTGCATTGCGGATCAGCTTTGGACATGTTACCGAGCGGCATGAAGTGAGTGTCTTGGCTAATGCCTTACAACAGGAAACACGGCATTTATTGGCCATTGCAGGAGAACAAAAAAGATGATGTTGGAGCATGCTCAAACACTATTATGCTGTTTTAAACATTATGCTTCACAGCAGCCAAATCAAATTGTATATCGCTTTTTACCTTCAGGAGATTCAGAGACGGTTACCCTGACTTGGCAAGAATTGGAACAACGTTCCCATCAACTTGCTTGTGCCCTCGTTGCTGGAGGACAACAAGGGAAAACGGTTATTCTGATGTACCCTGCTGGTCTGGAGTTTATTGTCGGATTATTAGCCTGTTTTAAAGCGGGGGCTATTGCTGTTCCATCCAATGTCGTTCGGGGAAGTCGCCATCTACAAAGGTTAACTCAGATCTTGAATGACTCAGAAGCGAAAGTGATTCTGACCACCTCAGAGTTAAGCCGGGTTTTATCAAATGAATTTCCTGATCTGGGGATCATGTATTACTCGGAAAATCAGCCGGTAGATGAAAGCACGGAACTTCCCTCAATCAGTCCGGGACAATTGGCTTTCCTACAATATACCTCTGGTTCCACCGATGTTCCTAAAGGAGTGATGGTCACTCACGATAACTTAATCCATAACTTGCGGGCAATGAATAATACTTTTGGCTTGCATGAAGGATTAGTCATTGGAGGCTGGATACCTCAGTTTCATGATATGGGGTTGGTAGGACATATTTTAATGACCATGGCACTCGGTGGACAATATAACTTCATGTCACCCTTGTCATTTATCCAGCGGCCATTACGTTGGTTACAGTTGATGCATGATTATAAAGCAGAATTCTGTTGTGCCCCTAATTTTGCTTACGACTTATGTGCTGACCAAGATTGCTCTGGACTTAATCTGGATCTGTCCCGCTGGCGTTGGGCGGGGAATGGTGCCGAGCCAGTCAGAAATGAAACGTTGATGCGTTTTTATCAGGCAGTTAAGGAATATGGATTTATTTATCAAAGCCAAATCCCCTGTTACGGTATGGCTGAAGCAACACTGGTAATCAGTTCATCCACGAGTGAGGATCTGCCACTGAGTTTCACGCTGTGCAGCGACAGCCTGGAAAAAGGGAAATTGGCCTTAAAACCTGATGGGATTGTCATGCAAGCTTGTGGTCAAGTTGCACCTGATCACCGAGTCGTGATTGTTAACCCCGACACAAAAGTATTGTGTGAGCCTGATGAAATCGGTGAGATCTGGGTGCAGGGACCAAGTATTGCCATAGGATATTGGAATAATCCGCAACAGACTCAAGAAAACTTCATGGCCTATACGACCACTGGAGAAGGGCCTTTTCTCCGTACCGGTGATCTTGGTTGTCTGTACCAACATCACTTGTTGATCACCGGCCGTTTGAAGGATCTGATTATTATCCGAGGGCGGAATATCTATCCACAGGACATTGAGTACACGGCTACTATGCAATCCACAGCCTTTCGTCCAGGAAAAGCAATTGCATTTGAACTGGGCCAGCGGGTTGTTGTCGCCATCGAGCTGCAAAAAAATGTGGAACAAGAACACAATTTCAGAGAATTGAGACGAAATGTAATTCAGGCACTCAATGCAGCGTTCGATATCGAT contains:
- a CDS encoding LuxE family acyl-protein synthetase; this translates as MFKSTELYEKIKEVNGDAIKWLITSSNFFYSLSTEEQQELKTHVIRDAFKYHFENNAYYREQCEKKGVKPSDIQNYTDLVNIPVIPVSTFKSANSHRLLSKPLSSIEHEMRSTGTSGIPSVARRCDETMDYTTIGLYNSFRDMLKLSSGAGLCLCPSTEEIPEMGMIKAFNWLAGLLDTNRFMVKEERFVPEEAVSQLNEWQGKFTRHLIGPPFLIHRFISFLKATNTKLELDSGSMIITLGGWKRFTGAMISRTEFNQELETWLGIPANQVRDMYGLVEANFLAIEDEFNQKHIPPYIHFSVRDPENLSREVADGETGQLVIFDPIARSTPGMLLTEDMIYLRTDRDPSGRNSQRMQYVMRAPSATEFGCCAVNLESKMSADEQRDVCPVTQ
- a CDS encoding iron-sulfur cluster assembly scaffold protein; this translates as MFNEIITDNFCNPDFQGSLTNPDIQLKLGNPVCGDTVNIDLSLSEEGRISAARFQAWGCTTSLAMSNQFCRQVQGRTLTEIAQLSTQEIDSMLGKLQPSQQHCLEMLHALFQQVRVHI
- a CDS encoding cysteine desulfurase family protein, yielding MTMLYFDFNATTPLSHKTKTAIQGVLDQFANPSGRYRLSQNLVTLIHQAKESIAQLVGGSPERIIFTSGGTESNNLALHSVFSQLPVGQLSRYHAICSAIEHSSILEPLRWYQTQGLKLTVIEPSKTGRVDLDTLCRAITPQTCFIALMVINNETGVIQPYDQLASRLKGKGIHLHLDAIQAVGKWPISRFDDIPLTISFSGHKFYAPKGVGGLYYSQQVKINPLLHGGGQEHGLRSGTENTLGIAGLAAAAKEAYEELVQRIDYCREMRTYLLTQLDKLGVNYHVNGETNPEYQAPWTLNVSFPGIRAEALASRLDLCHGISVSLGSACSNNAHSPQRSHVLLAMQSPHDYIDSALRISFGHVTERHEVSVLANALQQETRHLLAIAGEQKR
- a CDS encoding fatty acyl-AMP ligase, with translation MMLEHAQTLLCCFKHYASQQPNQIVYRFLPSGDSETVTLTWQELEQRSHQLACALVAGGQQGKTVILMYPAGLEFIVGLLACFKAGAIAVPSNVVRGSRHLQRLTQILNDSEAKVILTTSELSRVLSNEFPDLGIMYYSENQPVDESTELPSISPGQLAFLQYTSGSTDVPKGVMVTHDNLIHNLRAMNNTFGLHEGLVIGGWIPQFHDMGLVGHILMTMALGGQYNFMSPLSFIQRPLRWLQLMHDYKAEFCCAPNFAYDLCADQDCSGLNLDLSRWRWAGNGAEPVRNETLMRFYQAVKEYGFIYQSQIPCYGMAEATLVISSSTSEDLPLSFTLCSDSLEKGKLALKPDGIVMQACGQVAPDHRVVIVNPDTKVLCEPDEIGEIWVQGPSIAIGYWNNPQQTQENFMAYTTTGEGPFLRTGDLGCLYQHHLLITGRLKDLIIIRGRNIYPQDIEYTATMQSTAFRPGKAIAFELGQRVVVAIELQKNVEQEHNFRELRRNVIQALNAAFDIDIADLVFIQANKLPTTSSGKVQRKLCRSLYLQGKLQLADVLSTTETQGALI